The following is a genomic window from Xiphophorus couchianus chromosome 5, X_couchianus-1.0, whole genome shotgun sequence.
gagtttaacatttaaaaaaaatcttgtggTTTCAGAGAACAATAGGGGTGAGAGATTAAAGCTGAGGAGAAATGTTTGCTTCTCAGTCAGTGCTGGTGAATGAGGAAATTCTGATGTGCTCCTGCTCCGAAACAGAAACACTTCTGTTGCTATTAACTAACACAAACATAcattcatttgtgtttccaTCATCTACTAACTTAAGACACTTCCCAAAAGATGTGATCCTCTCTGTTAATTTGATAGCAATCAAATTTATCAAGAACAAGCAATGACAGAGAGCTCTCTCATAGcttgttttaacttaatgctgttGAGGAAAATATTGTAGATCATACAAAGAAACCTTTCTGAGTCACAAATATGAATATTGCACAGCTTTAGCAGTAAGTGAATTTGCTATATTATTAACTATTTCAAAtcataaacaaatgaaatactGTAAATGCTTAAAACCTTGACCTTAGATGTACTAAAGATTTGCCGAATATCCTGAATAACTGGgtttgtgcctggaaaataacctatttaaaataaatctaaattccaAGAGTgattaaattgtgtttaaaattttGAGTAAATATTAATGAGACTTGTTGCCATGATGAGTGTAAGCTTACTTCTGACTATGTGTCTCAACATCAGTGTAAAAGTGACTGAAACACCCAAAATACAAAAGAGTGCCACCATTCAGAAACTGATCAAGCTGAAATTATTGAACCACACTTTCTCTTTAGCAGTatttcagaaatgaaacaaGTCCCCAAAAATGAAttcaacaaaatacaatatacTGAACTTTGTTTAACCCTCTCTCCACTGTATGTAGGCTCTATAAGTCACAATCTACCTCTACACACCACCAACACAAAGCACCGATGTTCCCACAAAACTCTGTGTTATGATTTCTAACAAGGGTGAAAGAAGGAGAGAGTTCATAGCACTGCCTGGTTGATCTGCTGTTAattcatttccaaaataaacCCAGACAAATCTCCCTGTGGCATGCTAGGAGGGGAAGGAGAGAGCTGTACACATAccaacaaacactgaaacataAATATACTCAGATACATATTGCACTTCTAAAACACATATTCAGTGGGGGTTTGTGGGAAGAAGCAGTTCTTCTGATTCTTTCCCAACATTACCCCCTAAAACCACATACTGAAAACGCCATCTCTCTCCCTTTGAGCTTCATTATACTTTCATACAGAACAGCCATGTGAAACCTAAATTTACTTTCTTATATTCCTTTCTAGTCTTATCACAACTTTACTGGTGCCACAAATATGATTAACAATGCTACATTCAACATTTCTCCTTGTTTAGCTGCTTATGATACGTAAATCTCTTCTGATAAAGAGTTGCAACTACATGGTGACAAAGCTGCTCCAGTAGGTTGTAGAACAACACTGGTGCCGGGtacaattttgtctttttagtcTGATGTGTGGAAACTCTGTGTATTACCTATTTAACATTTGCAATGAGTAGGTCTAGTAAAGTGATTTCACAAGGAGCGCTGAGAACAGTGAAGTGAAACCAGAGACTGCAGCGATTACAATTAATGACCTCACCTTCCTTGTGTCACATTGAGAATGTTGCCTTTCCTCTAAGTAATCTGAAATCTAATTGTCTGCAGGTTCAGTTTGGTAAAGATCTTAGATCAAATCagcttgtgttttcttttccagtaaACTGCCTACGAGCAGATGATCCAGATTAATGCTAACAATCAATAATATGTTAGTGACAAAAAATGCTTATAAACTGGGGTTGTACAACTAGagatatatttattcatttctttgcaaaagtttgacttttttaagtttgttctGACATAGTTACTAACATCAATGTAGCATACTGTATTGAAATCtaatttgacaaataaaagtactaGTGTACAATTTCATGGacaagaagtttttttttacatggattttaaaattgttgaatgcttttgttttcattctcttATACTCTGACACCCCTCAATAAAATGCAGTAGTGAAAAACTAATGCTGTAGATCACCCTAAACACACCATATCCCATTGCTTTCTTATGTAGCATGAGAAAGCAACGTCATGATTTGGGGATGCTTTTTTCAAATGCACAGCATATTTTTggagatttgtgaaaaaatataaaaactgtgtcatttttcttctttttttgttaaagaaagTAGCctattaaaaatactaaaaggCTGAGGACTGCACTTTCTTGTAGTCTATTGGTTATTCAACATGTACTCTTTTAAGCAGCCGACACATATAAGATGAAAAACTAATGACCTAAAACAATTCATTCCTTTTAACTTGTTGAAAACTGATGTGGATTTGAATGATTTGAAAAAGGCATTTTAATGGTCcctaaaatattacaaaacccTCAGTTTTTTCTGTGCATATAAAAAATTTTGAGACACACCATCATCATTTCttgaaatgaagcctaggcgcaaattcaaactggaagactcttttatccccaccgggacccgttaattgaagcgacctggccacaatcgtcgacctatcaacgccggaccaagccacgttacgtccaatcatcgaccaagtcccagctgataaggaccttcattcatggcgtccttcgctctccagccgagctcaacccaccaccaccccttctcctccattcgcctggtcctgaggcccgcacccttcttaaacctccaccaccagtgccgggccctgggggatgacgttcctaacagcatcggggatgctcatctgaagcctatcgctaacgctgcgataaccgttatccccagccggggcccgagcgccaaagactttaaattctgtttgtcaataaactcttccaattattttctcatctccatctgagtctctccagattgaaagaAAATACTTGTTCAGCAACACCTTTATGGAAACCACTGCCATGCCGGAGTTGTAAATTAACTTAAACTTCTTCATAAAGTCATCAATAATATACTACTTTCATGTATGTTAATATAATGACACTAATGTGTTTAGTTAGATTTCAGCTGGTATCAGTTATAGTTGGCAAGATCTAATCACAATCGCAAGAATTCAGAAAATTTTCCTGTCTTGTTCAGAAAACTTTCCTGCACCCTTAcatgccaaaaataaattatgcatgACAGTGAGATAAAATACTTTCTTACTAGCTGGCGGACTGTCTGCACCTTGTTCAGAGCTGCAGGCGATGTTAACATCTTCGTGGTGTGTGCAGTCATGGCGGAGCCACTCCCTTCTGTTGCACAACAATAGACTGGGTTCTTTTCCTGTGCAGCTCACATCGTCCAAAAGGATTGGACCCGACCCCACCCCAAACCGTGGAACTGGGTTCATGTCGAGTCCTTCAGAAGGGAGTGTCTCGCCCACCCTGCCATGTAATATAAAGGTCATACATCCACAATTAAAAccatatttaaatgatttgatttgatttaaatcatAAGTGAGACTaaataaatatgtcaaattaCCTGTAACCAAGCTGTCTACACACAACTTGAGTGTTTGACTCTGTCCAACCATCGTCACACACCGTCCCCCACTGACCATGGTAGAAGATTTCTAAACGTCCCTCTTGGCTTCCAGCTCCCCCAGCCAACCTGATGGTACCATCTGTCGAGATGGAAAGACAAAAGAGCAAAGCGCTCGTGTTGATTatagttttgcattttttgaaGAGTTTACTTGTTTTATGTTGAAGATGGTCATAGATGTACTTTTTAGATAGGAAATACCAAAgtcaaaaaacacagaaagaataCAAAGAATTCAAATACCTACTAAGCaggacacaaaataaaataaatcctatAAATTCAacgcataaaaaaacaaaaaggacatGAATGCATTTGTGCTTTCAGTCCAGCAAAATGTTGTATTTCTTGatgtgaattttttatttagttattctACTAACTTTGCAGTATTTTGTACTCTGATTTCATgattttttgtgaattattttgttgGGATCAACACTTTTTTATTCTAGATATCAggttgtttatcttttttttgttgaactaATATGTATGCCCATATTTTCTCTTACACCCTCACTTGTCAAGTCAAAATTATCCCTAAGCTAAGATAGACCGTGAGTAAATGTTTCAACAGGAAGAGGTGTAGCTTCACATAAAAGTTCAGCTATCATGACAAATGTCAGTTTATTGATCACTTTTGAATGGGAATCTGCTGATTTACCTGTAAGAGGACTGCAGGACACTCCAGCATCCTCAGAGTGCAGACAGTTGTGCTCTCCCCAGGCACTTTTTGGACACTGCTCCAAAGTGAGCTCATTGCCTGAGCAGCGCACCTCGTCCAACCAGACGCGGCCTGTACCTTTGCCAAAATGTGCTTGGCTCCAAGCTCTCGCAACtccactgaaaagaaaacacaatgtccagaaaataaatggtttgCCCTGCAGTAACTCTAATGCGGTGCAAAATTGATGTGGTGACAAATAGTGCCTCACAAGGTTTAAATATGATACAGCTCATATTTAAACTGTATGGCACAGTTgtgcattttagatttttaaacaaaaaaattaattgtcaCATAAGATTGTGTAAATCACAACCATTGCGGCACATTTGCAGAGAATATAGAATTGCTAAATATGCATAACTCCATGGTGCGAGAATCCATGCAGGAACAATGAGACTGGTTCACTGTTTGACTCCCAGATGTTCTTTACTCCTCActcctctctctgtgtctgAATGGAAAGAATACTTGTCATACTTTCAGAGGCGCATGGAGAGAAAGATGGCTCACCACCCACATTTATTCTGCTTCATTTTCCTTCTGTCATACGTATTCCTCAATACTCAAAATGTGCATTCCTATCTATAGCAGTGCAATTTGTTAGTAAAGGTtctggattaaaataaataaataaaaaacacataatttgtttgtgtgtgtgtgttgccttACTTTTACCTCAACCCCAGCTGTCGACACACCACCTCTGCATCACTGTAGTCCCACTGGTCATCACATATGGAACCCCACTGTCCTGCGTGAAAGACCTCAACCCTGCCTTCTGACTCTGATTGACGTCCAACCAACCGTAAAGGAAGGGTCCCAACCACTAATGTGCACACAAAATGAAGTTCACAATTTTACACACATCTTTATACCAGGATCTTTGTATCTTGACTCATTAGTATCTTGACTCTTTATGAAAGCATACACACTTGgacttttgttgattttgctaTATAAAACCCAGAATTGGggatatattttattgggattttaattgATAGACATACACAAATTAGCACAAAATTGTTAAATGAAAGTATGTTGAAAAAGGGTGGGAGGTGGCACATTAGACAGGTTAGGGATAAAGTTCTGGGTTACAAAACTATTGACAAAGTGTAAAACATCACACAGTTAACAGTGAAAATTGAATGTTATATGACACGAGTAACAACTTACCAATACATAGCTGTCTTCCTAAACTAATAACTGGCTAAGAAGAGCATTCAAtaaagaagcagccaagagatCTGTGGTAAATTAGGTCAATTAGGAGGATCATGGGCATCACAATAATTCTGTGTAAACGGGACGTGTCCCCCttatattagaaaaatattcagttggACCCATCCGCCagtagcctggccattgccttcctgtgcaaCTGTGCTCGAAAAAGGTTCTAACACTTTGCGTATGTGTGCGTGAGTATGTGAGGAGGCATACTTTAGCATGCACCAGGTTATGCAGGTCTATCAgataaagtccaaataaaatgcattgaattgTGAAGTTGTATGgacataaaatgagaaaaacgtgtgaatacttttgcaaggacCGGTCAATCCTAAGGATTATTATTGAGTATTTTCGAACTGTGAGGCTTTGCTGGCTTTTCAGACCTACTTTTATTCAAGCAAACATCGATACATCAATCCCAGAATCATTCCTAACACATGAGGCAGGCCTACCCCTCTGTTGGGTGCAGGTAACCGCTGCAGCCAGAGAACACTCCTCGCCCTTCCAGGTAGTTTTGGGACACTGGAGCAGGTCTGGCTCTTCTCCCTGACAATGAACCGCCAACCAGTGAAGCCTGGCTTGTTGGCGGCGAAACAAAGGAACTGCACGAGCAAGACCAGACACCCTAAGAGGAGATTGTTGGGCACATAGGttatttgtgcaaaacaaaactaacatcAGTAGCTTCGATTGGACTTTTTAAATGCTAAACaattatatgtataaaaaaaatatttcttgctATGTGATAAGAAATCAATTGGAAATTCAGTAAGTCCATCCCGACATTAGGTTTACAGGCCTCTACCAACTGGTTGCTGTAATCCTCAGTTTCCAGTTTGCTCACCAGCAGCTTTCAATAACTTAGCATGGGAAAGTCATCAGCGAGACTTCCAGCCATTATATATGGCTGACATTTGCCCTCCCTCCTTTTGACTGTGTGCTTTCATTGACTTCTGTGTGAATGCACACATGCTGCACAGACCTGCATTCGTATCAGAATGCGGGTCTGTGCTGGTGTTAGTGACAACATGTGTAGCAAGCATATAGAGTGACTGTGTTTTCCAGGGAAAGCAGATTCCTCATTCGAGCAAGTATGCCCCATATTATGAACACAGCTGATATGAATAACTGCTTTACAAGCTCCCCCAAGACCTTTCTCTGGCATAGCTATACCTCATAGTTAGAACCACGAGACAAGTCGCACGCAAAGGTCGGCTGGGGAAAGGCGTGAGCTTGCAGCAATGTAAATAACTGAGCTAATTAAATACCTAAGGGGAAAAAGGGCAAAGGGATGTAAAGGTCATAAAAGAAAAGTACACACACTTTGGAAAGAAATGAGAACAGTTCCTAGAATATATGCCTGATGAGTTGCTAACAGCAGCCCCAGCTTGAGAATTTCTAACAGATGACAGATATTGATTCCCCCTTCGCACCTGTGTTTGAACACATATGTGGGAAGACAAAGCAGCAAACGGACACAAGCGAATGCATGCATGCTGCTGGCTCTCACCCCTCGTCCAGCTGTCTGCAGACCACTCCGGCATCTTCGTCCTCCCAGTCGTTGCCACAAACGGACCCCCAAACTCCTCCCAGATACACTTCTACCCTGCCATCCAGCTTGGAGCGACCTCCTTGCAGACGGACTGAGCCTGGGGTcgagaaaaaaataagagaaaaaaaatcgtGCAAAGTTAGAAAACCGTTAACAACAAGGTGCGTGATAAGTGTGGAGACATTAAGGTTCAGTCAAATTTGCAAagaacagataacaaaaaaaaacaaaagactgtttttttaaaaaaaaaaaaataaaaccacatcaATATCTAGGAATGAGACACCTATAGAGATTATTGTTCTGTACGcgaaaaaaaatattagcttaTCTCATGTGCTTGCCATGCCACAACTTCTccacaaaaaaagctaaagcAATAACTGTTTGTTGCAAAACTTCaacaagacaagaaaaacaagcttGATTGATTTTTGAGTATTTCATACAAGAGTAAAAAGGCAAGACAAAGGAAGACAGAACAGAGGCATGTGAGTTTGTCCTGGCAACTTAAAATGACTCACGATTGTGCAATTGTGAGTGATTTTTATGTATCATAATTCACTTTTGAAAGCACAGGCGTCATGTTGTCTTGTTAGTGTGAATGCTGTAGGCATTGCCACTCAAATATTTCTGCgtaatttgtgttatttcaaccattcaacttttattaTATTCTGCTTATTCAGGACATTAAAACTGTCTTTTCATATTGACATCTtatgaaatattcagctttCTGTAATCATCTCCGGCCCCTTAGAAATGAATGGAACAttccataattttttaaaattcagctaCAACTGTTGCGCTCTTTCACAGGTAATTACTTCCACATACTTTCAgacagaaatacatttcaaatttcTAAGTGTAGTCACAACCTTCAACTACTcctgtttatttcagctttttttatatcttttacaggttttataaaatcactcttcaagtttttgtttgcattatgctcagtcttcagaaaaaaacaaaaaaaaaaaaacaatggctcTTTAGCTCTGAGGATTCCAATAAAATCCTTCCAACCCTTAAGCCAAATCAAAATCCATCCCTCCTTTCAACCCTTATTCTAAACTTCTTCCAATACACCATAACACCATAATACACCGTAACTCCTCCACTCCTTTTAACTCAGCTGGCTTTAGCTTTTTAGCTCATAAACTATTGTTATTGCATTTATAATACTCTTTGGGTGGGATTTTTGCAATGACCAAAAGTTTTCACTCCTCTTCTACAGTTTTTCTAGTTGCGTTTTACAGACTTTATTCTGCTGCTTCAGCCTATGTCCTCCATTCTTGGAAGTCTTCTGCAGTTGAGTTCAAATGCTTCTCCAATTCTcactaaaaatattcagcttacAGCATTTACATTGCATTTTTGCAGGAAGTGCACATTTTTCTGGTTTGATACTGCTCTACAAATTTGATTTCATGCAGAATTTAGGGAAAATACATTATGGTggtatgtttttaaatggaCCTACGTCCTTTTATGAAGTGCATGTAAATTGACTTTTATGTcatcctttttaaaaacaataatacaaaataaatacactttagttgtagtaaaaaaaacatcaaaaaatattgttttgataaATTATTAGTAGTACTTTCTCACAGCACTGCATACgttaatggaaaaaatataagCTTTCTGTAGAAGCTTGTTAATTTAAATGCCTTTAGCACATTTAGATGCATGCAGATCTTGTACAAATGATATGTTgatattacaaagaaaaactaagaaatatCGACATTTTTTGATCATGTGGAAGCTGATATGGTACAGTATACTGCACATATTATTTCTTTAGCTAGTATTTTTTGCATGCTTGTTCTTCAAATGTGTGTCTTTCTATCTTTCTCCCTTTTAATATGGATGACTTGAACAGCCTAGTATGTAGATCTGCTAAAATAGtcaatggatgaatgaatgacaagaaaaaacttGGTACCTTGCAGCAAAAAGGATCAGGGCTTGGGCTCTTTCTGCTTGCAATTTGCATATCTTGCCTATgaattttacactttatttgaaggagtAAAGATGTACAACAAAAGCTGCTTGAGGTCCAGTATATGGTGAGCTATGTCATAAACTTCTGCTGGttcactgtgttttatcaagtccaaagtcagCCCCTGTTGAAGGAACATGGGCTTTTTCAAGACGACGATGATGCAATAGTTCAATCTAAAGGAGCCACAAATGAGTTCTAACATACTGTACAGCacatatagtttattttttgacaacTGAATTTAGGTCTCAGGTCTCATAAATAAGCCATTATGTTGCAAATTAACAAAAGTCAACACTTCTGTACATGCCACTTTCTGCATAATGAATCTCTATAATGAGTTTCACCTTTTGAATTATTGAGATAAGTTAACATTTtgacattcaaatttattgacatGTACATTCCAGATCTTTTCTTTAATAAGAACAAATAACGTGTTTTTAATCATACATTAAGAAGATACAATGTCTATGGGTATGCCTGTGCTGACACAACACCAATAAACTGGGTAGGGAGGTAAAGGTGTGACTCTTTTTGCTTTCTGCAGATCTGAActtgctgcagagaaaactctGTCAGAGGCTTCCCTCATTTtgtaacacagaaaacaaaaaacgccTCAAATAGAGACACTGCTTAAGTATTCATTAAGCTATAAAAGATTCAAAGATGCATGGTTTGCTATCGCCATTTTTCAGTAACAAACCACATTCTTCCACCTAAAcaacacatttattaattatcaTTGCTACTACGCAAATAAATAGTACACGTGCAGTCCTAAAGGACGCCCCGCAGGCACTGCGCTGCACACCGCTGGAAAGCATCTGCAGACTCCTCTCTCCATCAGCTCAAAATtaccaacacaaaacagaatagaaggtgtcttttcttttcttaaaggtgcatcaatttttaaataattaatcagattacttGAATTATGCGTGTTTACGTCTGCTGGTCATGTCAcacaaaaaagcatttaattGGCAATAAGGTGCATGTTTACCATGTTTACAGTCGCAGTACCCCCAGTCAACTCTGCCTTTGTGGTTCCTAAAAAAGCACCAGGGACGGATCCTGCCGTCCGGGTTGCGGCAGTGGTTGTGCTCTCCTATCCCTTTGCCCGGATAGCGCTCTTTGAATCCGGCCACCTCCGTCCAGTTCATGCACCGGCTGGCGGACTCGGTCACGTCGATGGCTCCCCGGTATGAACCATCCTTCCCCCGGCTCCGTGCGCAGTCTGTGAACGGCAGGATGAATGAGGGGAGGCTGCTGGAATAACAGTCGCTCGCAAACACAAACACGACCACTGAGGCAAGAAACGCCGCACTCATGTTAGGTCTGTGAGCAGAACAGCTGATATCGGCGGAGATCTAATGCACTCATCAGCTGACGGGTTCCCACTCACCCAGTCAGCTTCAGCGCTTTGCACTGGGAAGAGAGTGTAAGAGGAAAACGACCAGCATGGATCCTTTTTGCGTGGGCTGCTGGGGAGGAAACTCACCGAGGGGAAAAAAGGGATTAACGTCAGTGATTAATCGAATAAGTTCATTCATGTTTATTCTGTACCACACCTACCGGtgaatttaaagattaaaagatCTGACAAAATAACTACAGCTTAATAAATTTGAAGCTTTCCTTTTTCGGACACGGTGATGTTcagtgcaaatgttttttttcttccccttcttGACGTTATGGGATTTCCTCTCTAATCTTCCATAGACAATGTGATCACACCATCCTGCTGATCTGTTGACAGATATTTGGGTCTGAACTTTAATGCAGTCAGACCACTTGCATCATTTTATAGATTGAGATGTATCTACTAATGCGGTGTAACAACGATACATCTCTATAGATATGTTTTAATCTGCTGCTTCTCGCGttaatagcaaaaataaaacgaGGACTTGCATATTAATGAACGAGCCTTGGAAAAGTTTATTAATAACTTATAGTAATTAGGCATAAATATGACctagtttttaatttgttatgcTTTGATCATGTGGTCATGTCTAAGCACTGAGCCATTATTGTTCATGGACCAGAGGAGGCTGCTTGTTATGACCAAGTAATTTTGCCTATTAAAGCTTCCATCTCAAGTAACATTAAACGGATATATTCAACATTGGACAgtgaaaatatattgaaatgtttaatgttcCCTAAATATTCTCAAAAGATTACAACTTTCACAAAGTAACCTTTTACTAAacttcaaatcaaatcattcCCTATAGGTTCTAAAAAATATGTCTACAATGTTTATAATACAACCCTAATGAAAACCATTAGTGTAGAATTTCCTAAAGATCCCCCATCTTATCTACAATGTCCCATTTAAAGATTGTTTGGGGAATTTTGCCCTAAGGTCTTCTAAAGAGAATTCACCTCCTTCACAATGTAACTTCTTCCTCTTGCTTTATGACCCCTGGAAATAGGTACCAGCTCCCCCTTGATCTTGCAAAGATTAGCAGGTTCAGCCAATACACGGATGGAAACCCTTCAGAGAATAATTTCCTAAAGGTTTTTTTAGGGAATTAAAAAACTTTACTGTGCAGGACAACTCCTGCA
Proteins encoded in this region:
- the prss12 gene encoding neurotrypsin isoform X2, yielding MSAAFLASVVVFVFASDCYSSSLPSFILPFTDCARSRGKDGSYRGAIDVTESASRCMNWTEVAGFKERYPGKGIGEHNHCRNPDGRIRPWCFFRNHKGRVDWGYCDCKHGSVRLQGGRSKLDGRVEVYLGGVWGSVCGNDWEDEDAGVVCRQLDEGVSGLARAVPLFRRQQARLHWLAVHCQGEEPDLLQCPKTTWKGEECSLAAAVTCTQQRVVGTLPLRLVGRQSESEGRVEVFHAGQWGSICDDQWDYSDAEVVCRQLGLSGVARAWSQAHFGKGTGRVWLDEVRCSGNELTLEQCPKSAWGEHNCLHSEDAGVSCSPLTDGTIRLAGGAGSQEGRLEIFYHGQWGTVCDDGWTESNTQVVCRQLGYRVGETLPSEGLDMNPVPRFGVGSGPILLDDVSCTGKEPSLLLCNRREWLRHDCTHHEDVNIACSSEQGIPVRLVGGESSREGRVELFLSGQWGTVCDDGWTDQDAEVVCRQLGYRGAAKARVMAYFGEGTGPIHVDNVKCNGEEHSLADCIKQKPGTHNCRHSEDAGVICDYGESQHSNREVKDPVSSICGLRLIHTRQRRIIGGENSLRGGWPWQAAIRLRGSRGDGRLVCGGTLIDTCWVLTSAHCFKRYGNSTKQYKVRLGDYHSLVPEEYEEEYGVDQIILHSNYHSHSNDYDLALVRLSPGAVGQAPGECVSFSRHVLPACLPMRKEKVLKQASNCHITGWGDTGRSYSKTLQQATLSLLPRRHCQQYFHSAFTSRMLCAGSVQSERRVDSCRGDSGGPLVCERPGGGWVVYGVTSWGHACRTQQSPGVYTKVSAFSTWIRKITGRDEKTQ
- the prss12 gene encoding neurotrypsin isoform X1 — translated: MSAAFLASVVVFVFASDCYSSSLPSFILPFTDCARSRGKDGSYRGAIDVTESASRCMNWTEVAGFKERYPGKGIGEHNHCRNPDGRIRPWCFFRNHKGRVDWGYCDCKHGSVRLQGGRSKLDGRVEVYLGGVWGSVCGNDWEDEDAGVVCRQLDEGVSGLARAVPLFRRQQARLHWLAVHCQGEEPDLLQCPKTTWKGEECSLAAAVTCTQQRVVGTLPLRLVGRQSESEGRVEVFHAGQWGSICDDQWDYSDAEVVCRQLGLSGVARAWSQAHFGKGTGRVWLDEVRCSGNELTLEQCPKSAWGEHNCLHSEDAGVSCSPLTDGTIRLAGGAGSQEGRLEIFYHGQWGTVCDDGWTESNTQVVCRQLGYRVGETLPSEGLDMNPVPRFGVGSGPILLDDVSCTGKEPSLLLCNRREWLRHDCTHHEDVNIACSSEQGADSPPASIPVRLVGGESSREGRVELFLSGQWGTVCDDGWTDQDAEVVCRQLGYRGAAKARVMAYFGEGTGPIHVDNVKCNGEEHSLADCIKQKPGTHNCRHSEDAGVICDYGESQHSNREVKDPVSSICGLRLIHTRQRRIIGGENSLRGGWPWQAAIRLRGSRGDGRLVCGGTLIDTCWVLTSAHCFKRYGNSTKQYKVRLGDYHSLVPEEYEEEYGVDQIILHSNYHSHSNDYDLALVRLSPGAVGQAPGECVSFSRHVLPACLPMRKEKVLKQASNCHITGWGDTGRSYSKTLQQATLSLLPRRHCQQYFHSAFTSRMLCAGSVQSERRVDSCRGDSGGPLVCERPGGGWVVYGVTSWGHACRTQQSPGVYTKVSAFSTWIRKITGRDEKTQ